A stretch of the Teretinema zuelzerae genome encodes the following:
- a CDS encoding epoxyqueuosine reductase QueH, which yields MNPTRSTQNWNRLMEDEIASLEGRRPTLLLHSCCAPCSTAVIALLSRHFRLTVFYYNPNIDEEREYRLRAAEQQELLSKMEEAEGVSFIEGEYRPEDFLDHAKHLAHEPEGGSRCTFCYALRLEKTAEKARELGFEFFTTTLSISPMKDAQRINLIGSSLQETWGVRWLWSDFKKKDGFRRSVEISKKFGLYRQDWCGCSWSKAEALGRIKNTASGSAPDGNAAKPREEELPERK from the coding sequence GTGAACCCTACCCGCTCTACCCAAAACTGGAACCGTCTCATGGAAGACGAAATAGCCTCGCTCGAAGGCCGAAGGCCGACCCTCCTCCTCCATTCCTGTTGCGCCCCGTGCAGCACCGCGGTAATCGCCCTGCTCTCCCGGCATTTCCGCCTGACCGTCTTTTATTACAACCCGAATATAGACGAAGAAAGGGAATATAGGCTTCGGGCCGCCGAACAGCAAGAACTCTTATCCAAAATGGAAGAAGCCGAGGGAGTTTCATTCATAGAAGGCGAATACCGGCCGGAAGACTTTCTCGACCATGCGAAGCATCTCGCGCACGAACCCGAAGGGGGAAGCAGATGCACTTTCTGTTACGCCCTGCGTCTTGAAAAAACGGCGGAGAAGGCCCGCGAGCTCGGATTCGAGTTTTTCACGACCACGCTTTCGATCAGCCCTATGAAGGACGCCCAGCGCATCAACCTCATCGGAAGCTCCCTTCAGGAAACCTGGGGAGTGCGCTGGCTGTGGTCGGATTTCAAGAAAAAAGACGGCTTCAGGCGGTCGGTGGAGATAAGCAAAAAATTCGGGCTGTATCGGCAGGACTGGTGCGGCTGTTCATGGTCGAAGGCGGAAGCCCTCGGACGGATAAAGAACACGGCTTCAGGCTCAGCCCCGGACGGAAACGCGGCGAAACCGCGCGAGGAAGAACTCCCGGAACGCAAGTAA
- a CDS encoding SulP family inorganic anion transporter gives MKRPELFSIAPALSRREILADALAGGSLVVLTLPLAVAFAMASGMTPASGLAGAVLGCLIVSAFGGGRFQIAGPSATFAVVLYSIGLRYGFPGIQLVSIMAGSLLIVTGLLGLGGLVHFIPYTMVTGYTAGAAVLIALTGVSDILGIERYFLPDHLAGKIGFFINSISSFDPASALVGLGTLVCIILWSKLLPRFPGSLPAIALATLAAAAFGVPVATIGSRYGDFSRIFTPSLPPLPDYQLLHDLIPKALPFALLIAVESLLSGAVADGMTGRKHNANTDLAALGLANIVIPLFGGIPVSISVERTTANIRSGASSPVSGVMNALLLFLITLCCAPLVSLIPIPALAAVLVHLAFRMIDPVSIRSVFRGQKSDAAVMTATFAVTVFLSLTTALGVGFLLSAFFFIKKMIDLASFSAIKTELSEADRDPEESDPNSVASRSIPPGAAVFEISGPLFFGSVQKFSQTLRSSMHGCRAMILRMRNTVYLDDAGIRMLVQLGEDCKKRGILLLISDIHTQPYMLACKSGLEEKLSPGAILGNLDEALAYAARSMVSPVSDEE, from the coding sequence ATGAAACGTCCTGAACTTTTTTCGATCGCACCGGCTTTGAGCCGCCGGGAAATCCTCGCCGACGCCCTTGCCGGCGGAAGCCTGGTCGTGCTCACGCTGCCGCTCGCCGTCGCCTTCGCCATGGCCAGCGGCATGACTCCGGCGAGCGGTCTCGCCGGAGCGGTTCTCGGCTGCCTGATCGTGTCGGCTTTCGGCGGCGGCCGCTTCCAGATAGCCGGACCGAGCGCGACCTTCGCCGTCGTGCTGTATTCGATCGGCCTTCGGTACGGCTTTCCCGGCATTCAGCTGGTATCGATCATGGCCGGTTCTCTGTTGATCGTTACCGGTTTGCTCGGCCTGGGCGGTCTTGTTCATTTCATCCCGTACACCATGGTGACCGGCTACACCGCCGGCGCCGCCGTACTAATCGCTCTCACCGGCGTGTCGGATATTCTCGGAATAGAACGATACTTTCTCCCTGACCATCTCGCCGGAAAAATCGGTTTTTTCATTAATTCGATTTCATCATTCGATCCGGCCTCGGCTCTCGTAGGGCTGGGAACCCTCGTGTGCATCATTCTCTGGAGCAAGCTCCTCCCCCGATTCCCCGGCTCTCTGCCGGCCATCGCGCTCGCCACGCTCGCCGCCGCGGCATTCGGCGTTCCGGTCGCGACCATCGGCTCGCGCTACGGCGATTTTTCCCGTATTTTTACGCCCTCCCTTCCGCCGCTCCCCGATTATCAGCTGCTCCACGATCTCATTCCCAAGGCGCTGCCTTTCGCCCTTCTCATCGCGGTGGAGTCGCTGCTCAGCGGAGCCGTTGCCGACGGCATGACGGGCAGGAAGCATAATGCAAATACCGATCTGGCCGCCCTCGGCCTCGCGAATATTGTTATTCCCTTATTCGGCGGAATTCCCGTTTCCATCAGCGTTGAGAGAACTACCGCGAACATCAGGAGCGGCGCATCCAGCCCGGTTTCAGGCGTCATGAACGCGCTCTTACTGTTTTTGATAACGCTGTGCTGCGCCCCCCTCGTGTCTCTAATACCGATTCCCGCGCTCGCCGCCGTTCTTGTCCATCTTGCGTTCAGGATGATCGATCCCGTTTCCATACGTTCGGTGTTCAGGGGCCAGAAATCAGACGCCGCCGTCATGACGGCCACCTTTGCCGTTACGGTATTCCTGTCTTTGACGACCGCGCTCGGCGTGGGATTTTTGCTTTCGGCTTTCTTCTTCATCAAGAAGATGATCGACCTTGCTTCGTTCTCCGCCATCAAGACCGAGCTCTCGGAAGCCGACCGCGATCCGGAGGAAAGCGATCCGAACAGCGTCGCCTCCCGCTCGATTCCTCCGGGCGCCGCGGTCTTCGAAATTTCCGGTCCGCTGTTTTTCGGGAGCGTCCAGAAGTTCAGCCAAACCCTGCGCTCATCGATGCACGGGTGCCGCGCGATGATTCTGCGCATGCGCAACACGGTGTACCTCGACGACGCGGGAATCCGCATGCTCGTCCAGCTCGGAGAAGATTGCAAAAAGAGAGGCATTCTGCTGCTGATTTCTGACATCCATACCCAGCCGTACATGCTCGCCTGCAAATCCGGGCTCGAAGAAAAACTGAGCCCGGGTGCGATACTGGGCAATCTCGACGAAGCCCTGGCCTACGCCGCGCGTTCGATGGTATCTCCCGTATCCGACGAGGAGTGA
- a CDS encoding 4-hydroxy-tetrahydrodipicolinate reductase gives MKVGLFGFGRTGRLVAEEIINDPDCTLTWVVRKSDKNNHEYASDFLGFPKNRQGYFFSMEETKDPEFFCNNPVDVIIDFSSTQGLYEYAHAADCGIHIVSAISHFEQPEIDFLKKLSEKTAVLYSANITLGINFLLVASQILQQIVPNADIEVIEEHFRQKKGVSGSALKIAEKLNLDPVQHINSIRVGGIVGKHEVVFGLPNQTIRIAHDVISRCAFGAGALFAARAIKDQKTGFFTMEELMRAAFIEKIAVNRILV, from the coding sequence TTGAAGGTAGGATTATTTGGATTCGGCCGCACGGGACGGCTGGTGGCAGAGGAAATTATAAACGACCCTGACTGTACGTTGACCTGGGTTGTGAGGAAGTCCGATAAAAACAATCATGAATACGCCAGCGATTTTTTGGGCTTTCCGAAAAACCGGCAAGGTTACTTCTTTTCTATGGAAGAAACGAAGGATCCTGAGTTTTTTTGCAATAACCCGGTAGACGTCATTATCGATTTTTCGTCCACGCAGGGGCTGTACGAGTACGCCCACGCGGCGGACTGCGGCATTCACATCGTTTCCGCGATTTCGCATTTCGAGCAGCCTGAAATAGACTTTCTTAAAAAACTATCGGAAAAGACGGCAGTATTATATTCAGCGAACATTACGCTCGGCATCAATTTTCTTCTGGTCGCATCGCAGATCCTGCAACAGATCGTGCCGAACGCCGATATTGAAGTGATCGAAGAACACTTCAGACAGAAAAAAGGCGTTTCTGGTTCCGCGTTGAAAATCGCCGAGAAATTGAATCTCGATCCCGTTCAGCACATCAATTCTATCCGGGTCGGGGGAATAGTCGGGAAACACGAAGTCGTGTTCGGCCTTCCGAACCAGACTATCAGAATCGCCCACGACGTTATTTCCCGTTGCGCTTTCGGAGCTGGAGCCCTGTTCGCGGCTCGCGCCATTAAAGATCAAAAGACCGGTTTTTTCACCATGGAAGAGCTGATGAGAGCGGCCTTCATCGAAAAGATAGCGGTCAACCGTATTCTGGTATAA
- a CDS encoding ABC transporter substrate-binding protein yields MKKAILMTAACVLAASVGFIGCSKSAAADSSVIKIGVFEPMTGANAAGGAMEVEGIKLANEMFPTVTVGGKEYKVELVIADNKSDKVEAANAAQRLLDKDRVSVILGSWGSSLSMAAGPLVMEAKVPAIGLSCTNPLVTLGNDYYFRVCFIDPFQGVVMANYAYTVANARTAVIVQEVSNDYSVGLAKFFTDNFRTLTGNQDCVLSVLNYNTGDQDFTAQLTTIKSLNPDVIFAPGNYTESALVMKQARELGITAPFLGGDTWETPEFIDVGKNLVEGATFSTFFAAEGATSGVSKTFVDAYRAKYGKEPAAVTALGFDGYLVALDAIKRADSLDTVKIRDAIAATKGFEGAAGTVTLDANGDATKSAFIKTVKDGKFTYLTVVQP; encoded by the coding sequence ATGAAAAAAGCAATACTGATGACCGCCGCCTGCGTGCTTGCGGCCTCTGTCGGATTCATCGGCTGCAGCAAGTCTGCCGCCGCCGATTCCAGCGTGATCAAGATCGGAGTATTCGAGCCCATGACCGGCGCGAACGCGGCCGGCGGCGCAATGGAAGTCGAGGGAATCAAGCTCGCCAATGAAATGTTCCCCACGGTCACCGTCGGCGGAAAAGAATACAAGGTCGAACTGGTGATCGCGGACAACAAGTCTGACAAGGTCGAGGCAGCCAACGCCGCCCAGCGCCTTCTCGACAAGGACCGCGTTTCCGTCATTCTCGGCTCATGGGGTTCCTCTCTTTCCATGGCCGCAGGTCCCCTCGTGATGGAGGCAAAGGTGCCGGCCATCGGACTTTCCTGCACGAACCCCCTGGTCACTCTCGGAAACGACTACTACTTCCGCGTTTGCTTTATCGATCCCTTCCAGGGCGTCGTCATGGCTAACTACGCGTACACCGTCGCGAACGCCCGCACCGCCGTCATTGTTCAGGAAGTTTCCAACGATTACTCTGTCGGTTTGGCCAAGTTCTTCACCGACAACTTCCGCACGCTCACCGGAAACCAGGATTGCGTGCTTTCCGTGCTCAACTACAACACCGGAGACCAGGACTTCACCGCTCAGCTGACCACCATCAAGTCCCTGAATCCCGACGTCATCTTCGCTCCCGGAAACTATACCGAAAGCGCCCTCGTCATGAAGCAGGCCCGCGAACTCGGAATCACCGCGCCCTTCCTCGGCGGCGACACCTGGGAAACCCCTGAGTTCATCGATGTAGGCAAGAACCTCGTCGAAGGCGCGACCTTCTCCACCTTCTTCGCCGCCGAAGGAGCTACCTCCGGCGTTTCCAAGACCTTCGTAGACGCCTACCGCGCGAAATACGGAAAAGAGCCCGCAGCCGTCACCGCTCTCGGCTTCGACGGATACCTCGTCGCCCTCGACGCTATCAAGCGCGCCGACAGCCTCGACACCGTCAAGATCCGCGACGCGATCGCCGCGACCAAGGGATTCGAAGGAGCCGCGGGAACCGTCACCCTCGACGCCAACGGAGACGCCACGAAGAGCGCCTTCATCAAAACAGTTAAAGACGGCAAGTTCACGTATCTGACCGTCGTTCAGCCTTAA
- a CDS encoding branched-chain amino acid ABC transporter permease, which translates to MMNSKTKNILTAAAIVSALVFVGIADNLFANFTLRVFNLCGIYIVLALSMNLLNGFTGLFSLGHAGFMAIGAYVCALLTLSPAQKELNFFLAPIVPFLANVQLPFVPSLILAGLAAAFFAWLIGAPVLRLRDDYLAIATLGFAEIVRVLITNMQTVTNGALGLKGLPKYSTTWVIWGAAALSVVFMLSLIHSAFGRSMKAVRDNEIAAQAMGIDVAHVKIVSFVVSSFMAGVGGALLGHLMTTIDPRMFVFSLTYNILLIVVLGGNGSITGSVIASVVVTFMMEILRFLDGPLNLIFIKTDGLPGLRMVVFSLLLMIVVIYRQKGLMGQKEFSWNMLSDAASGAKRLFARAPSAGRTKGGN; encoded by the coding sequence ATGATGAACTCCAAAACAAAGAATATCCTGACCGCGGCGGCTATCGTTTCCGCCCTAGTGTTCGTCGGCATAGCGGACAACCTGTTCGCGAACTTTACGCTCCGGGTCTTTAATCTCTGCGGGATCTACATTGTTCTCGCGCTTTCCATGAACCTGCTCAACGGCTTCACCGGCCTGTTCTCGCTCGGCCACGCAGGCTTCATGGCGATCGGCGCCTATGTCTGCGCTCTTTTAACGCTGAGCCCCGCCCAGAAGGAGCTCAACTTCTTCCTCGCTCCGATCGTGCCGTTTCTGGCGAATGTCCAGCTGCCCTTCGTTCCGTCGCTGATTCTCGCCGGCCTCGCCGCGGCTTTCTTTGCCTGGCTCATCGGCGCTCCCGTTCTCCGTCTGCGGGACGATTATCTGGCGATAGCCACCCTCGGCTTCGCGGAGATCGTGCGGGTGCTGATCACCAACATGCAGACCGTGACGAACGGAGCCCTCGGCCTCAAAGGCCTGCCCAAGTATTCGACCACCTGGGTGATCTGGGGAGCCGCGGCCCTCTCCGTCGTGTTCATGCTTTCTCTTATCCATTCCGCTTTCGGCCGCTCGATGAAGGCTGTCCGCGACAACGAAATCGCCGCCCAGGCTATGGGAATCGACGTCGCCCATGTGAAAATCGTCAGCTTCGTGGTTTCAAGCTTCATGGCCGGAGTAGGAGGAGCCCTGCTCGGCCATTTGATGACGACGATAGACCCCAGAATGTTCGTGTTCTCTCTTACCTACAATATCCTGCTCATCGTCGTGCTCGGCGGAAACGGGAGCATCACCGGCTCGGTGATCGCCTCCGTGGTCGTCACCTTCATGATGGAGATTCTGCGCTTCCTCGACGGTCCGCTCAACCTGATTTTTATCAAAACCGACGGATTGCCGGGACTCCGCATGGTCGTCTTTTCGCTCCTTTTGATGATCGTAGTCATTTACCGGCAAAAAGGCTTGATGGGGCAGAAGGAATTTTCCTGGAATATGCTTTCCGACGCGGCCTCCGGCGCGAAACGCTTATTCGCGCGCGCTCCATCCGCAGGCCGGACGAAGGGAGGAAACTGA
- a CDS encoding branched-chain amino acid ABC transporter permease, translated as MTFSLFLQHLTNALSLGSLYALIAIGYTMVYGILRLINFAHGDVFMLGAYIAFYLTTFFLLPWWAAFLVAIACTALFGIGLERTAYKPLRDSPKISIMISAIGASFLIENLATVLFGGRPKGFPVPPLFSKVLHFGSVSVVSVSVIIPVFTFALLALLLWIVHKTKTGMAMRAVSTDIDAARLQAIDVNRVVSFTFGLGSLLAAIGGILWALKYPQLNPTMGIMPGLKCFIAAVLGGIGNIMGAVLGGFLLGLIEIMIIAFLPDLTGYRDAFAFVALILVLLLKPAGLLGKNQVEKV; from the coding sequence ATGACTTTTTCATTATTTTTACAGCACCTGACCAACGCGCTGTCGCTCGGCAGCTTATACGCCCTGATCGCTATCGGTTATACCATGGTGTACGGAATACTGCGCCTGATCAATTTCGCCCACGGCGACGTTTTCATGCTGGGTGCGTACATCGCCTTCTACCTTACAACCTTTTTCCTGCTTCCTTGGTGGGCGGCCTTTCTCGTCGCCATCGCGTGCACCGCTTTATTCGGAATCGGCCTCGAGAGGACAGCATACAAACCCCTGAGAGATTCCCCGAAAATTTCGATTATGATAAGCGCCATCGGCGCGTCTTTTTTAATAGAGAATCTGGCGACTGTTTTGTTCGGAGGAAGGCCCAAGGGATTTCCCGTTCCGCCCCTCTTCAGCAAGGTTCTGCACTTCGGCTCGGTTTCAGTCGTCTCCGTCAGCGTGATCATACCTGTTTTCACCTTCGCGCTCCTGGCCCTGCTCCTGTGGATAGTCCATAAAACCAAAACGGGAATGGCGATGAGGGCCGTCTCCACCGATATCGACGCCGCCAGACTGCAGGCTATCGACGTAAACCGCGTCGTGTCCTTCACCTTCGGACTCGGATCCCTTCTCGCGGCGATCGGCGGAATCCTGTGGGCCCTGAAATATCCGCAGCTTAATCCGACTATGGGCATTATGCCCGGACTCAAATGCTTCATCGCCGCCGTTCTCGGAGGCATCGGAAACATCATGGGCGCGGTGCTCGGCGGCTTCCTTCTCGGACTTATTGAAATCATGATCATAGCCTTTCTGCCGGATCTCACCGGATACCGCGACGCGTTCGCCTTCGTAGCGCTGATTCTGGTTCTGCTGCTGAAGCCCGCCGGATTGTTGGGCAAAAACCAGGTGGAGAAGGTATGA
- a CDS encoding DHH family phosphoesterase, translating to MTDTHPLSGTAKIGFASIAEKNRTIDRILAVLGEKNGFLLLGHELPDEDCISSLVSMALVIKKFHKNVSVCITDKIPDQLSYLVNICEYNQITLLRECDSLEHRPEAIIVLDTPKPDMIAAPPCAKKLIEDRAVRVIELDHHLSADAACTGDPGYCLVARATSTCELIALLCYKLSCKPELLEKHKIDELYSRNLVLSLLTGMIGDTRLGLTLKKNRDIFFYKHFTHRFSGILQSTVRKNSGNYSSMTDIFDTLQSLSPVELDLYRELLERAHYFGRTGYMVIPEEETAKYMAGVEYPTFVKVIKAVTDFLSEKSGTLGLTVYYDPPEVSDLIQFRVRISRRVTDIDLRKLLMDFSITDGGGHPGAIGFRFPRSQLPSLTDYLVTLLEKLETV from the coding sequence ATGACAGACACACACCCGCTGTCCGGAACTGCAAAAATCGGATTCGCGTCCATCGCTGAAAAAAACAGGACGATAGACAGGATTCTTGCGGTACTGGGCGAAAAAAACGGATTTCTCCTGCTCGGCCACGAGCTGCCCGACGAGGATTGCATATCCTCGCTGGTATCGATGGCTCTCGTCATCAAGAAATTCCACAAAAACGTCTCCGTCTGCATAACCGATAAAATTCCGGACCAGCTTTCCTATCTCGTCAACATCTGCGAATATAACCAGATCACCTTGCTGCGCGAATGCGACAGCCTCGAACACAGGCCGGAAGCCATCATCGTTCTCGACACCCCGAAGCCCGACATGATCGCCGCTCCGCCGTGCGCCAAAAAACTCATAGAAGACCGCGCAGTGAGGGTAATAGAACTTGATCACCACCTCTCCGCCGACGCCGCCTGCACCGGAGACCCGGGATACTGCCTCGTCGCCCGCGCCACGAGCACCTGCGAGCTGATCGCCCTTCTCTGTTATAAGCTCTCCTGCAAACCTGAACTTCTGGAGAAGCACAAGATCGACGAGCTCTATTCCCGGAATCTCGTGCTCTCCCTCCTCACCGGCATGATCGGAGACACGAGGCTGGGCCTCACCCTGAAAAAAAACAGGGATATTTTCTTCTATAAACACTTTACGCACCGGTTCAGCGGAATCCTGCAAAGCACGGTCCGAAAAAACAGCGGCAACTATTCCTCCATGACCGATATTTTCGATACCCTTCAGTCCCTCTCTCCGGTCGAACTCGACTTGTACCGGGAGCTTTTGGAACGGGCGCATTATTTCGGAAGAACCGGCTATATGGTCATACCGGAAGAGGAAACGGCAAAATACATGGCAGGGGTCGAATACCCGACCTTCGTGAAAGTAATCAAGGCGGTCACCGATTTCCTGTCGGAAAAATCCGGAACCCTCGGACTCACCGTCTATTACGATCCCCCGGAGGTTTCCGACCTCATCCAGTTCCGCGTGCGGATTTCCCGCCGAGTAACGGACATCGACCTGAGAAAATTGCTCATGGACTTTTCTATAACCGACGGCGGCGGACACCCCGGAGCCATCGGCTTCCGGTTTCCCCGGTCACAGCTTCCGTCGCTGACCGATTATCTCGTAACCTTGCTGGAAAAACTGGAAACCGTGTGA
- a CDS encoding LPXTG cell wall anchor domain-containing protein produces MNRFAGMIGTTLGGGLIGAGVQRTQMAGNKLSSGFSKLVGKGGLKFDETTWVLFILGALLLIAGVYLSSRRK; encoded by the coding sequence ATGAACAGATTTGCGGGCATGATCGGTACGACTCTCGGCGGAGGTTTGATAGGCGCCGGGGTGCAGCGGACTCAGATGGCGGGAAACAAGCTTTCTTCAGGCTTTTCGAAACTCGTCGGGAAGGGGGGCTTAAAATTCGACGAAACAACCTGGGTGTTGTTCATTCTGGGAGCCCTTCTGTTAATCGCCGGCGTATATCTTTCCTCGCGGAGAAAATAG